Genomic segment of Oceanimonas sp. GK1:
AATGATATAATGCCGCGAACATCGGCCAGCAGGTGGCCGCACGCCGTATTGCTGAGCCGGGGGCATGAACATGGGAAACACAATGGCTAGAAGAGTTGTTTTACCGGGGCCAGGGCCTTGCCTGACTACGAGCCCTGCTCTGGCCAGCCTTCAGCCGGTGCGACCCCGCCGGCCACTTGGTATCCAAGGCCTGTGCCACAGATCATGCCTTTGAAAGTGGCAGCCAGAGGGTGGCAGCATGGGCGTAGCCGTAGTGTTGTGAAGTCGCTTTGGGTATGCATGCTGCTGTGGGGGCTGTTGGCTCTGAATGGTGCCCAGGCGGCACCACAAGACGATGCCATCATTCGGGTGGGGGGCGATCACGACTATCCGCCCTATGAGTTTATCAACCAGGACGGTGAGCCCGACGGTTTCAATGTGGAGCTGACCCGCGCCATCGCCGAAGTGATGGGCATGGAAGTCGAGATCCGCCTGGGGGACTGGAGCCGCATGCGCCGGGCCCTGGAAGCGGGCGAGCTGGATGTGTTGCAGGGCCTCACTTTTTCCGACGAACGCAGCCGTGATTACCGCTTTTCCCCCTCCCATGCCATCGTGCACCAGTCCATTTTTGCCCGTAAGGGCGAGGAGGAGGCCACTGAGCTGGCCGACCTGCGCGGCAAGGAGGTGATTGTGCAGCGGGGCGGCATTATGCACGATCAGCTGTTGCACAACGACGTGGGCGCCAGCCTGGTGCTGGTGGACACCCATGCCACCGGACTGCGGTTGCTGGCGGCGGGCAATCACGACTATGCCCTGGTGGCCAACCTGCCGGGCTTGTATCTGGGCCGGGAGCTGGAGCTGTCCAACATTGTGCCGGTGGGCCAGCCCTTTCAGCCCCAGCGTTATGGCTATGCGGTCATGAAAGGCAACGAGGCCCTGCTGGCGCGGTTCAGCGAGGGGCTGGCCATTCTCAAGAACACCGGGCGCCACCAGCAAATTTACGACAAGTGGCTGGGGCCGCTGGAGCAGGACGGCTGGCCCTGGAAGAAAATCGGGCTGGCCGCCGGCCTGGTATCGGCGGTATTGCTGGTGGTGCTGGGCGGCATTGTCATCTGGAACCGTATGCTGGCCCGGGAAGTAGCCCGGCGCAGTGAGGCACTGCAATTGCAGCACCAGCAACTGATCCAGGCCGACAAAATGTCCTCCCTGGGCATACTGGTGTCCGGGGTGGCCCACGAAATCAACAACCCCAGCAGCCTGCTGCTGCTGAACCTGCCGGTGTTGAAGGATGCCTTTCAGGACATGGAAGAGCTGCTGGAGGCGCACTACGAGCAGCAGGGCGACTTCTATCTGGCCGGGTTGCCCTACAGCCGTATGCGCGAAGAGCTGCCCGCCATGCTCGACGACATGCAGGCCAGCGCCGGCCGCATTCGGCGCATTGTGGACGATCTGCGGGACTTTGCCCGCCAGGGGCCGGCGGAGCTGACCGAAACCGTGGATCTCAACGTCCTGGTGGCCACGGTGACTCGCCTGGTCGACAACACCCTTCGCCAGTCCAGCCACCGGGTGGAGGTGCACTGCGAGCCCGGGCTGCCACGCTTTCGGGGCAACGGCCAGCGCATTGAGCAGGTGGTGATCAACCTGATCGTCAATGCCTGTCAGGCCCTGACCAGCCCGGAGCAGGGGCTGTCCATTACCACCGGATACCGGGCTCGCAGCCACGAACTGACCCTCGACATCATCGATCAGGGCTGCGGCATCGACCCTCACAACCTGTCCCGCCTGAAAGACCCGTTTTTTACCACCAAACGGGAGCAGGGCGGCATCGGGCTGGGCCTGTCGGTGTCCGCCGGCATCGTGCAGGAGCATGGCGGCCGGCTGGAGTATGAGTCCGAGCCGGGCAGGGGAACCCGCGCCACCCTGATCCTTCCCGCGATTAAAGGAACCCCATCGTGATCAAGAACACTCTCTATCCCGGTTTCGGCGTGCTGCTGGTGGACGATGAGGCGCCGTTTTTGCGCAGCCTCAGCATCGCCCTGGAGCGGCGGGGCGGCATTAACCATATTTATCGCTGCGAAGACAGCCGGGAGGTCATGGGCATCATTGCCCGGGAGCCCATCGGGCTGGTGCTGCTGGACTTGACCATGCCCCATCTGTCGGGGGAGGCCCTGCTGCAACAGATAGTAGAAGAATACCCCGAGATTGCCGTGATCATCGTCAGCGGGCTGAACCAGCTGGAAACGGCGGTGAACTGCATTCGCCTCGGCGCCTATGACTATTTCGTCAAGACCACGGAAGAAGACCGCCTGATCGGCGGCATTCGCCGGGCCATCGCCAGCCAGGAAATGCGGCTGGAAAACCAGGAAATGCGCCGGCGCTTTCTGACCGACACCCTGGAGCGCCCCGAGGTGTTCGCCGGCATCATTACCCAGGACAAGGGCATGCGCTCGGTGTTTCAGTATCTGGAGGCGATCTCGGCCAGCAGCCAGCCGGTGTTGATCTGCGGCGAGAGCGGGGTGGGCAAGGAGCTGATTGCTCATGCCATTCATACCCTGGGCAACCGCGACGGGCCCGTGGTCAGCGTGAACGTGGCGGGGCTGGACGACAATGTGTTTGCCGACACCCTGTTCGGTCATCACAAGGGTGCCTTTACCGGGGCCGATCGGGCCAGGGCTGGCATGATAGAGCAGGCCGCGGGCGGCACTTTGTTTCTGGATGAAATCGGCGATCTCAGCCTCACCTCTCAGGTCAAGCTGCTGCGGCTGCTGCAGGAAGGGGAGTATTACCCCCTGGGCAGCGACAGGCCCAAACGACTTCGTGCCCGGGTGGTGGTGGCCACCCATCAGGATCTGGCCCGCAAGCAGCAGGAAGGCGGCTTTCGCAAGGATCTCTACTACCGGCTGCGCACCCACCAGGTGGAAATTCCGCCGCTGCGCCAGCGCAAGGACGACATTCCCCTGTTGCTGGAGCACTTTCTGGCCGAGGCGGCGGCGGAGCTGGGCAAAACCGTGCCCACCCTGCCTGCTGAGCTGGGGGTGCTGCTGGCCAATTATGCCTTTCCCGGCAACGTGCGGGAGCTGCGGGCGTTGGCGTTCGATGCCATGAGCCGGCACAAGTCGAGAATGCTGTCGATGGAGGTGTTCCGCCAGGCCCTGGGCCAGCAGGCCGCGCCCCCGGTGGCGGAGGAAGAGGGGCCCGGCCCTTTCCGCCAAATGCAGACCCTGCCCAGGCTGGCGGAGGTGGGGGATCTGCTGGTGGCCGAGGCCATGCGCCGCTCTCGGGGCAACCAGTCGCTGGCCGCCCGCCTGCTGGGCATTTCCCAGCCGGCGCTGAGCAAGCGGCTGAAAAAGGCCGGCGGCGACGAGAGCTGACAACCCCTATAACCCGGGTTATTGGTTATAACCCGGGAGTGGCAGTCTATCTCCATGAAAAATAAGCATTTATCCATTAAACGATGCGGCTTTTCATAACCCTGGTTATACCCCTTTGCTGCTGTGGCGGCTGCTGGCTTTTATTAAAAATTAATTAAAAAACAGTTGCTTAATTGTTCCTCTCGAAGCTGGCATGGTGCTTGCTCTTCTGTTCTCAGGAATTGGCGAGTGAACGCCAGATACCGATGGTCCGGACCGCCCCTGGTTGTGGTGGCATCCGGTTGCACTCCTCGACATCAAGCACCAAGGAACAGACGATGGAACAGACAATGGCAGAGCAGGGCCGCACCGGCTTTTGGAGCGGATTGGCACTCTGGAAAAAAATTCTGGTGGGCATGGTACTGGGCGTGATCGCGGGCACCCTGATGGGCCCGGACGCCGAGCTGTTAAAGCCGATCGGCACCCTTTTTATCAACGCGATCAAAATGCTGATCGTGCCGCTGGTGTTTTGCTCCCTGGTGGTGGGGGTGACCTCCATGCAGGACACCCGAAAAATGGGGCGCATTGGCCTCAAGTCGGTGGTGCTCTACCTGGGCACCACGGCGGTGGCCATCAGCATTGGTTTGGCGCTGGCGCTGCTGTTCACCCCGGGTACCGGCATGAACATGACCATCACCGAGCCGGTGGCGGCGAACGAAGCGCCGTCCATGGTGGAGACCCTGCTGGCGCTGATCCCCCAGAACCCCATCGGCGCCATGGCCGCGGGCAACATACTGCAAATCATCGTGTTCGCCCTGGGCCTGGGCATAGCCCTGACCCTCTGTGGCGAGAAGGCGCAGCCGGCCATCCGCCTGTTTGAAAGCCTGGCCGAGGGCATGTACAAGCTCACCGAGCTCATCATGAAGCTGGCCCCTTACGGCGTGTTCGGCCTGATGGCCTGGGTGGCGGGCAAATATGGCCTGGAGGTGCTGCTGCCGCTGATCAAGGTGGTGGCCCTGGTGTATGTGGGCTCCCTGCTCCATGTGCTGGTGTTTTACAGCGGCCTGATCAGTATTCTGGGTCGTCTGAACCCGGTGCGTTACCTGAAGGGGCTGATCAACCCGGCCGCCGTGGCCTACACCACCACCAGCAGCTCCGGCACCCTGCCGGCCACCATCAAGGCGGCCCGGGAGGAAATGGGCGTATCCCAGGGCGTGTCCAGTTTTGTGCTGCCCCTGGGCGCCACCATCAACATGGACGGCACCGCCCTGTATCAGGGCATCTGCGCCGTGTTTGTGGCCCAGGCCTTTGGGGTTGATCTGGCCGCGTCCGATTATGTCCTGATCATCATGACCGCCACCCTGGGCTCCATCGGTACCGCCGGTGTGCCCGGCGCGGGCCTTATCATGCTGTCATTGGTGCTGACCACAGTGGGGCTGCCGCTGGAAGGTCTGGCGATCGTGGCCGGCATTGACCGCATCCTCGACATGGCCCGCACCAGCGTCAATGTGTGCGGGGATCTGATGGTGTCCGTGCTGATTGGCAAGAGCGAAAACGAGCTAGACGAAACCGTTTATAACCGTGCCACACCGGCAGGCGAGGCCCGTCAGGGCTGAGCCAGCAGCATCTCCCAAGGGGACGGAGGCCACCTCCGTCCCCTTCGTGTCAACCGAGTCCATGTTGCCGGCTGACACAATCGCAATCCCCTTACTTTCACGACGTCATTCTCTCCTGTCGCATACAGATACGCCCCGGGTCGTAATGGGCATATTCCGATACTTTCCTGCCTCTACAGTTATATGTTAATTGAATGTTCAATTAATTAAGGAGTCAAAGACCAGCAAGAAACGCGTGAAGGGTTATCATGCCGCTGGGCATGCATTGATTGATGGAACCAACAAAAGAGGATTCTCCATGGATATGGTGTTGTCTGTTGCTATTGTGCTGACGCTGGCCACGTCGGCCTGGGTATTGCTGCGTTACGGCCGGGTGCCTTGCCGGGGCGAGATGCCCACCTCCCTGTTTACCTTTATTGCCATTCTGTTTACCTCGGGCCTGGACGTGGGCCTGGTGATGTTCCCGCTAACCGAATTTCCCGTTTATGCCAGTGAGCCGGAATACGGCTTTGCCAACCCGCTGGCCATCGAGTTCGGCTTCTGGGGCTTTCTGGTGTGGGCTTTTTACTTTCTGACCACCTTCTATTTCGTGCTGATTGAGCCCAGGGTACGCTTGTTTGAGCTGCCATTGGTCAAGTTCATCAACAACCTGGTGATCATCGGCACCTGTGCCTTCACCGGCTATCTGTTCCTGAGTTACCTGCCGGATTACGTGGACGGCATTCCCGCCGCCCTGCGCTACGGTCTGGTCGCCCTGGTGGTGCTGTGTGCCGTCTGGTCGAGCTCGGACGTGCGCTATGTGAAGTTTCTGAGCGTGGCCTCCACCTGGCTGTTTGTGGCGCTGATTGGCCTTATGGGGTGGAATTCGGGGACCAGCCTCGCGGAGCTGGGCGGCACCGTGGCCGGCATTGGCGAGTATTTTGCCAATATTCATGAATTTGTTACCCCCATCACCGATTATCACGCTTTTTACCTGTTCTGGTGGTTCTCCTGGAGCATCATGATTGGCCAGTTTGTGGCCCGCTTTGCCGGTGGTCTGCCGGCCTGGCAGTTGTGTCTTGCCATGCTGGTGGTGCCTTCCATTCCCATCGCCATCTGGTTTTCGGTGCTGTATCTGCACTTCAGCGACGCCATTGCCATTGGCGGGCTGCTCAAGCTGGGCATGGTGGTGGTCGGGGTTATCTTTGTGATCAACTCGCTCGACTCCCTGATCCGGCTGTACACCACCAACCTGAACCTGGAGCCCGACCGGGTGGGTCTGCCGCGTTATGTGATGGGCAACTGGACGCTGATGTTCGGTCTGGTGCTGCTGTTTCAGTTCACCCCGCTCAAGATAGAATGGATAGGCCTGGTGGTTATCGGCCTCTATGCCCTGGTGGCCGGCTTGCTGTGGCAGCGTCGGGCGCAATGCCGGGCTTTGGGGAAGGGGGCTGAGATGTCCGTCAGGGCCGGCTGAAGAAGAAAAAGGTGTTTACGACAAGGGTCGCTGTGGCGGCCCTTTTTATATCGTCATGTTCGTGAAGACGTGCCTCGGTGTTTGTCATGCCCTCGAAGGAGGGCATCCAGAGAAGGGGTGGCAACAATGCAAAAAAGCCTGAGCCAGGATACCGGCTCAGGCAAAAACGGGCGGACCTGTAAGTCCTTACTTCCAACAGACCGACCAGCCGTACTTACCCTCGTACTTACAGCCGTACTTACAGTCGTACTTAAAACGCCACGTCCACATCTTCCTCGGGTACGCTGCAGCAGCTCAGCACATAGCCGTCGGCGATGTCTTCATCGGTAATGCCGCCGTTGTGCTCCATATTGACCCGGCCCTTGGCCACCTTCACCTTGCAGGTGCCACAAATGCCCATGCCGCAGGCCTTGGGAATATGCAGACCCACCTGGGCGGCGGCGCTGTGCAGGGTTTCCCCGGGCAGAATGCTGGCCTGCAAATCGCTTTCCAGAAACGACACGCTCAGGCGCTCTTCGGTGCGTTCCAGCTGCTCCGCCAGATCCGAGGCTTCCTGGGCCAGCAGCTCCACGTCCTCGATCACTTCCACCGGGGTGGCACCGAAGCTTTCCTCGTGGTAGTGGTCCATGTCGAAGCCGGCCTGTTGCAGTAGGTTACGCACCGCCTTCATGTAGGGGGCCGGGCCGCAACAGAACACTTCCCGCTCCATAAAGTCGGGGGAAAGCTGGGCCAGCATGGCGCTGTTCAAAAAGCCCCGGTAGCCGCTCCAGGTTTCGCCAATGTCGGTGCGTTCGCATATCAGGCTCAGCTGAATATTGGACAGCCGCGAGTCCATGTGCTGCAGCTCGCGGTGAAACACTAGATCCTTGGGCGTGCGGGCGCTGTGCACAAACTGAATGTCCACCTCGGCATTGGTGTCGAACCACCAGCGCAGCATCGACATCACCGGGGTGATGCCCACGCCGCCGGACAGCAGCAGCACCTTCTCATTGGGAAAATCGATGCAGTTGAAATTGCCCACCGGGCCGTGCACCGCCAGGGCGTCGCCTTCTTTCAGGTTGTCGTGCAGCCAGTTGGACACCACGCCGCCGGGCACCCGTTTCACGGTAATGGAAAAGCTGTAGGGCACGGAAGGCGAGGAGGCGATGGTGTAGCTGCGCATCACCGTCTGCTCGTCAATCTCCAGCTCCAGGGTCACGAACTGACCGGGTTTGAAGAAAAACAGCAGCGGGCTTTCTGCGCTGAAGCAGAAGGTGCGTACGTCCCAGGTTTCCTGGATCACGCGTACACAACGCACCGGATGGCGGCCATTGCTCCAGGTCTGGGTATTGATGGGGGATAGGAAGTCCTGATTCATCGCAGTTCTCCGAGGCGCGTTGAGTGAATGACCTGCTGTCATTGAGTGGCTTCATTCTTGATGAGAACGGGGCGACGGAATTGCCTGAAAACGACACCGACATATCCGTTCACCCCGCGTGGGGCCTGGCCTCAGGCCGTGCCGGCGGGGCAGGTCGGAAACAAGGGTGGCGGGCGTCGTTTTCAGGCAATCCGCCCTTCATAACCTTGGTGACAATAAGGACAACCGTGACCCGGCGTTGTTGCCGGTGGCACTTCAGGTATTCATCAACTGACAAGGAAGCAAGACAGATGGAGCAGACCAACACCACCCTTATCGGCACCAGCCTGGCAGAGACCGTTCAACTGCTGCGTGAGCGCCGGCCCGGCTATTCCCTGCCCCAGGCCTGCTACAACAGCCCCGAGGTCTTTGCCGCCGACATGGAGCAAATCTTCTGCAAGGAGTGGCTGTACGTGGGGCTGACCTGTGAAATTCCCCAGATCGGCAATTTCATGACCCTGGACGTGGGCAACAATCCCATTACCATAGTGCGTAACAAGCATGGTATTCAGGCCTTCCACAACGTCTGTCGCCATCGTGGTTCACGTATCTGCATTCCGAAAAAAGGCAAGGTCGCCAAAATGGTCTGCCCCTATCACCAGTGGACCTACGAGCTGGACGGTGACCTCATTTATGCGGGCAACGAGATGGGTGAGAGCTTTAACAAGGCCGACTTCCCGCTGAAGCAGGTGCATACCAAGACCGCCGGCGGTTACATCTTCATCAGCCTGGCGGACAACCCGCCCGAGATTGACGACTTCCTCGCCGAGCTGGCCCGTTACCTGGAGCCCTACGATCTGGAAAACGCCAAGGTGGCGGTGCAGTCCGAGATCCTGGAAGACGCCAACTGGAAGCTGGTGATCGAAAACAACCGCGAGTGCTACCACTGCGCCGGCTCCCATCCGGAGCTGCTCAATACCCTGCTGGAGTGGGACGACACCAACGATCCCCGTGCCACCGATGCCTTCAAGGCCCATGTGGCGCGCAAGGCGGCGGAGTGGGATGCGGAAGGCATTCCCCATGAGCATGTGTCGTTCGGCCTGCGCAACCGCATGGTGCGCATGCCCCTGGCCGAAGGCAAGGTGGCCATGACCATCGACGGCAGCCCCGGTTGCCAGAAAACCCTGGGCCGGGTACAGAACCGGGATCTGGGCTCCCTGCGTATTCTGCACCTGCCCAACTCCTGGAACCACGGCCAGGGCGACCACCTGATCACCTTCCAGGTGATTCCGGTCGGCCCCCAGCAGACCAAGGTGATCACCAAGTGGGTGGTGCACAAGGACGCGGTGGAAGGCGTGGATTACGACGTGGAAAAACTGCGCCGGGTGTGGGACGCCACCAATGCCCAGGACCGGGCCCTGGCCGAGGAAAACCAGCGCGGCATCAACTCCATGGCCTACGAGCCGGGCCCCTATTCACCCACCTACGAGTTCGGGGTGGTGAATTTCGTCAACTGGTACGCCGACACCTTTGTGGCCAATGCCGAGGGGCAGACCCTGTCGGTGAAACTGCCGGAATAAGCAGTGGTCATCATCATGCCAGGGAAGGGGGCCGTCAGGCTCCCTTTTTGCTGTTCCTGCACCGACGCCGCATTTGGCGCAAGGGCCGTCGCTATCGGGACAATGGCATATTCACCCATCCGTAGTATGGATATGCCCCTGCAGCCGACGCGCGGGCGCGGCGCCCCCCTGGGTTGCATACCGCCCGCCTGCGTTCTGCAAAAGGATTTTGCACACCGTGAATACGGCATCATATCGGGAAGGTAATCACATGAAGACAATCGGACTCAATCTCAAAACCCTGCTGGCCTCCGCCATTACCGCCGCCTGCCTGGTCAGTACCAGCGCCCAGGCGCTGACCCTGAAGCTCGCCACCGACTCCGGCACGCAAGGTTCGCCGGCCGGGGACGCCCTGAAAAAGTGGGGGGAGCTTATCGAGCAGAAGTCCGGCGGCGATATCGAGACCAAGGTGTACTACCAGAATGAACTGGGCGGCCAGCAGGAAGTGTTCGACCTGCACGTGGCCGGCGACGTGGACGTCATGCTGAACTGGCCCATGACCTCCTACGACAAGCGCATTGGCGTGATTTACACCCCCTACATGACCTTGTCGTGGCAGGAAGCGCTGGACGCCTACAGCCCGGGCGGCTGGGTCAACAACCTGCTCGGCGGTGTCTATCAGGACATCGGCCTCAAGTTCTTCGGCCCCTGGCCCGAAGGGTTTAACGGCGTCGGCTCCCGCGACAAATACGCCCTGAATATCAAGGATGCACAAGGGCTGAAGGTGCGCACCATGACGGTGTTCCCGGCACCCCAGACCATGCAGGCCCTGGGCTACCAGACCGCCGCCATCGACTGGGGCGAAGTGTACACCGCGCTGCAGACCGGCGTGGTGGACGGCGAGGCCGGCAACGTCATCTACTGGGACTATGAATACTTCCGTGACTCCCTCGACTACTACGTGCAGACCAAACACTTTTTCATGACCGGGGTGCTGTCGATGAACCTGGATGTGTGGGAAAGCATGACCGAGGAGCAGCAGCAGGTGGTGCAGGAAGCGGCGGTGGAAATCATGAACGAGCAGTTCAAGGCCGCCAAGGAGCAGGACGAGTACTACATCAAGAAGGCCCAGGAAGCGGGCATGAAGTATTTCGAGCCCAGCGACGAGCAACTGCGCGAGTTTGCCCGGGCCGCCCGCGAGCAGGTCTGGCCGCTGATGGACAAGGAAATTGGCAGCGACATCATGAACACCATTCGGGCCAATGCCACCAAGCTGTAACCGGCAGGCTGTTTCAACACGACCGGCTCCCGGCGGGCCGGTCCGTTCAGAGGGTGTAAAACATGGGCGGCAGATTCTTTTCCGAATTGGACAGGCGGGTGGGCTGGTTGCTGGAAGCGGCCGCCTTCACCTCCAGCCTGCTGGTGGTCGGACTGATGTTGTTTCTGGTGCTGGCGCGTTACGTGTTCGGCTGGTCGGTGGTCGGCCTGCTGGAGCTGATCATGCTGTTTGGCATGTGGCTGTATATGCTGGGGGCCCTGATCGCCAGCCGTCGCAACGAGCACCTGGTGGTGGACTTCGTGGAGCTGCAGATCACCGATGATCGCATCAAGCTGATGCACAAGGCGCTGGTTTCGCTGATCACCTTTGTGATCTGCCTGTTTTTTGTGGTGCTGGCGTACCGCATGCTGGCCTGGGGCCTGCGCCGGCCCCAGTCTACGCCCGGCATGGGCATTCCGTTATGGCTGCCCCAGGCGTCCATCATGCTGGCGGCGGTGGGATGCAGCTGTTATTCGCTGCGGGATGTGCTGAAGGCCGTTGCCGGCCTGTGCGGCGTGGGCTGCGGCTCCCGCCAGCTGAAAGAGGAACACTGACATGGAAGGTTTGATGGCCGTAGGGCTGCTGATGTTGCTGATGATCATCGGCGTGCCGGTGGCCTGGTCCTTTGCCGGCGTGCTGGCTTATCTGGTGTATGTGTACGACGCCAACCTCAATACCCTGATGCTGCAGGGCTACCGCTCGGTAGATTCGGTGATCCTGATTGCCCTGCCGCTGTTCGTGCTGACCGGCTACATGATGCAGAGTGGCGGCATTGCCAAGCGGCTGGTGGACTTTATCGAGGTGATGATCGGCAAACGCAAGGGCGGCATGGGCGCCTCCATGGTCATGGCCTCGGGCATTTTCGGCGCCATTGCCGGCACCGCCACCGCCGCAGTGGCTTCAATTGGCACTATCATGATCGGGCCGCTGGAGCAGCGCGGCTACCCGCGCAGTTATTCCTCGGCGCTGCTGGGCATTTCGTCGCTGCTGGGCATTCTGATCCCGCCATCGATCACCATGATTTTGTTTGCCGTGGTGACCCGTCAGTCGGTGGCAGCCTGTTTTGCCGCCTCGGTGGGACCGGCCATTCTGCTGATAGTGGGGCTGATCCTCGCCAACCGGTTTGGCGTGGGCCGCTTTTTTCACGAGGTAAGCAGCGCCGCCGGCAACGGCCTGGAAAAACTGCCGAGCAAGGGCCGGGCCACCCTCAAGGCCTTTCCGGCGCTGTCGCTGCCGGTGATCATTCTCGGCGGCATTTATGGCGGCGTCTTTACCCCCACCGAAGCGGCGGCGGTGGCGGCGTTTTCGGCCATGCTGATCGGGTTTTTCATCTATCGTGACATGAACCTGAAAAGCTTTGCCAAAAGCGTGGTGGCGGCGGCGGAAACCACCGGCACCGTGATCCTGATCCTGCTGTTCAGCTTTATGATCGGGCGCATTCTGGCGTCGGAGCGCATTCCCCAGGATTTAACCGAGCTGGTCAGCACCTTTATTCAGAACCCGTTGCTGATCCTGATTGCAGTCAACCTGTTCCTGATCGTCGCCGGCATGATCATGGATGATGTGTCGGTCACCGTGGTGGTGGCGCCGCTGTTCCTGCCGCTGATGGTGGATACCGGCATTCATCCGGTACACTTTGCCTCCATCGTGGCCTGCTCGGTGGTGATCGGGGCCAACAGCCCGCCGGTGGCACCCATTCTCTACATGGCCTGTCGCATCGGGCGGGTGTCTATCCATAAAACGGTGAAACCCGCCCTGGCGCTGATGGCCTTTGTGGCCATGCCGGTGATGCTGGTGACCACCTTTGTACCGGAGCTGTCGCTGTTCCTGCCCAGATGGCTTGGGTTTGTGTGAGGCCGGGAATGAAATGAATGGAAAGGGGAGCCGACGGCTCCCCTTTTTGTTTTGGCTGTCCCGCGTTGTGCCTCGTCACTCCCGCGTCCATTTCCCGTAGGGCACCTAGGTGACGGAAACCCCGTTAGCGCAAACTTTGCTCCACCAGAGCCAGCACCTCCGGGTGCAGCAATGTCCGCTGGGCCAGCAGGGCTTCCAGTCGCGTCCGCCACAGTTCCCCGTCGGGGCCGGCCAGCAACCCGGCCAGCAGGGGAGTGCAGTCGGCCAGTCGCTCCGGGGGCGTCAGGCCCCAGTCCCGCAGCCGGGCCAGAAAATCCTGCTGATCGATAAGCTCGGTGATCATCATGGCGTGAACCCTCTTGTACCGAAAAGCTCAGGCTAAAACGTGGCGCGAACGGCGGCAAGACCGTTTGCGACATGCTGTCGCAATGAAAACAGAATATGACGCTCGAGACGGAACTGGTTAATACCGTGTCGCATTGAACAAGTTTCCGCCGGCGGTTAGCTGTTGTTATAGGGGGCGGTACTTAACCGGTGAGCGTCTGCAACAGACGTCCGGTTATCACCTGCACAGCCGCGACCAGGGCCTTGGGGATGAGGAGGCCCGAGTGGCGGCTGGCTCACAATTAATCCGACGGAGATCTCTTGCTATGGTTGGCAAAGATGGAATTTTAAAAGGAATGAACCCGGCGGCGACAATCAGTTCCATGATTATCGTTACCCTCTTTGTGGTGGGCGGCGCCTTGTTTCCCGAAGAGGCGGCCACACTGTTTGACGGTATCTCGGGAGGCCTGCTTACCCACTTCAAATGGTATTACATCGCCATATTGTCGTTGATGCTGGTGTTCTGCGTGATATTGGTCTTCAGCCGTTTCGGCGCTCTGCGCCTGGGTGCCGATGATTGTCGCCCGGAATACAGCCTGTATTCCTGGTTTGCCATGCTGTTCAGTGCCGGCATGGGCACCGGTCTGGTGTTCTGGGCCATTGCCGAGCCCATTTACCACTTTCAGAGCAACCCCTTTATTACCGAAGGGCTGACACCGGAAGCGGCGGAAGTGGCCATGCGCATCACCTTCTTTCACTGGGGCCTGCATCCCTGGGCCATTTATGTGGTAGTGGGGCTGTCGCTGGCGTACTTTTCCTACCGAGGCGGGCTGCCGCTGACCATTCGCTCGGCGCTTTATCCGCTGATCGGCAAACGCATTTACGGCTGGATGGGCCATGCCGCCGATACCCTGGCGGTTTTCGGCACCATCTTTGGGGTGGCGACCTCCCTTGGCTTTGGGGTGACGCAGATCAACACCGGCCTGAACCACCTGTTTGGCATGGAAGTCGGTACCGGCAGCCAGCTTATCCTGATCACCGTTATCTCGCTGATTGCCACCCTGTCGGTGCTGTCCGGCCTG
This window contains:
- a CDS encoding hybrid-cluster NAD(P)-dependent oxidoreductase; the encoded protein is MNQDFLSPINTQTWSNGRHPVRCVRVIQETWDVRTFCFSAESPLLFFFKPGQFVTLELEIDEQTVMRSYTIASSPSVPYSFSITVKRVPGGVVSNWLHDNLKEGDALAVHGPVGNFNCIDFPNEKVLLLSGGVGITPVMSMLRWWFDTNAEVDIQFVHSARTPKDLVFHRELQHMDSRLSNIQLSLICERTDIGETWSGYRGFLNSAMLAQLSPDFMEREVFCCGPAPYMKAVRNLLQQAGFDMDHYHEESFGATPVEVIEDVELLAQEASDLAEQLERTEERLSVSFLESDLQASILPGETLHSAAAQVGLHIPKACGMGICGTCKVKVAKGRVNMEHNGGITDEDIADGYVLSCCSVPEEDVDVAF
- a CDS encoding TRAP transporter large permease, with the protein product MEGLMAVGLLMLLMIIGVPVAWSFAGVLAYLVYVYDANLNTLMLQGYRSVDSVILIALPLFVLTGYMMQSGGIAKRLVDFIEVMIGKRKGGMGASMVMASGIFGAIAGTATAAVASIGTIMIGPLEQRGYPRSYSSALLGISSLLGILIPPSITMILFAVVTRQSVAACFAASVGPAILLIVGLILANRFGVGRFFHEVSSAAGNGLEKLPSKGRATLKAFPALSLPVIILGGIYGGVFTPTEAAAVAAFSAMLIGFFIYRDMNLKSFAKSVVAAAETTGTVILILLFSFMIGRILASERIPQDLTELVSTFIQNPLLILIAVNLFLIVAGMIMDDVSVTVVVAPLFLPLMVDTGIHPVHFASIVACSVVIGANSPPVAPILYMACRIGRVSIHKTVKPALALMAFVAMPVMLVTTFVPELSLFLPRWLGFV
- the dctP gene encoding TRAP transporter substrate-binding protein DctP, which translates into the protein MKTIGLNLKTLLASAITAACLVSTSAQALTLKLATDSGTQGSPAGDALKKWGELIEQKSGGDIETKVYYQNELGGQQEVFDLHVAGDVDVMLNWPMTSYDKRIGVIYTPYMTLSWQEALDAYSPGGWVNNLLGGVYQDIGLKFFGPWPEGFNGVGSRDKYALNIKDAQGLKVRTMTVFPAPQTMQALGYQTAAIDWGEVYTALQTGVVDGEAGNVIYWDYEYFRDSLDYYVQTKHFFMTGVLSMNLDVWESMTEEQQQVVQEAAVEIMNEQFKAAKEQDEYYIKKAQEAGMKYFEPSDEQLREFARAAREQVWPLMDKEIGSDIMNTIRANATKL
- a CDS encoding TRAP transporter small permease, encoding MGGRFFSELDRRVGWLLEAAAFTSSLLVVGLMLFLVLARYVFGWSVVGLLELIMLFGMWLYMLGALIASRRNEHLVVDFVELQITDDRIKLMHKALVSLITFVICLFFVVLAYRMLAWGLRRPQSTPGMGIPLWLPQASIMLAAVGCSCYSLRDVLKAVAGLCGVGCGSRQLKEEH
- a CDS encoding aromatic ring-hydroxylating dioxygenase subunit alpha yields the protein MEQTNTTLIGTSLAETVQLLRERRPGYSLPQACYNSPEVFAADMEQIFCKEWLYVGLTCEIPQIGNFMTLDVGNNPITIVRNKHGIQAFHNVCRHRGSRICIPKKGKVAKMVCPYHQWTYELDGDLIYAGNEMGESFNKADFPLKQVHTKTAGGYIFISLADNPPEIDDFLAELARYLEPYDLENAKVAVQSEILEDANWKLVIENNRECYHCAGSHPELLNTLLEWDDTNDPRATDAFKAHVARKAAEWDAEGIPHEHVSFGLRNRMVRMPLAEGKVAMTIDGSPGCQKTLGRVQNRDLGSLRILHLPNSWNHGQGDHLITFQVIPVGPQQTKVITKWVVHKDAVEGVDYDVEKLRRVWDATNAQDRALAEENQRGINSMAYEPGPYSPTYEFGVVNFVNWYADTFVANAEGQTLSVKLPE